From the Spiroplasma sp. BIUS-1 genome, one window contains:
- a CDS encoding prolipoprotein diacylglyceryl transferase, whose product MIWQNGTKLPDDFNDPLKFLYPVFVGLGVFLVLGVSAFKIWKRGIPLKEFVTAIYIALPIGVIGASIFGKLGSMENEWKNFYQLVFFWRPGMSFFGSMLCGGTAAFIWFWNKSKVTRVSTFVYADCIVPNILLGQAVGRWGNLFNHEILGREISDSQMGKITWLPEFIWHRLFYIYNPSLGQREDVIQFRHPLFLYESMATLVLWLLIIFVFANIGKWVSKKPWKIDPYNFPCKANKTVQSVFEKEIKDYQTQTPVKYLMDKDGKVYLSKSWAWKKAYTLYEPDKSLSNSEQTKINNQKAIALKAREKYNTLVNKIEQEIDKLKVNLKKSKITKDYFKLAKKEVKNNYKKELKKLRWEKNSFVSFIKRDSKGLYQINNPNNYSVVHSGTLTGIYIIGYTIIRFILDPMRSPYELTVKENEVLNYLLLTGFLILGLAILVCAQFIAPKKWREEGWLYEKSY is encoded by the coding sequence ATGATATGGCAAAATGGAACAAAACTACCAGATGATTTTAATGATCCTCTTAAATTTTTGTATCCAGTTTTTGTCGGTTTGGGAGTTTTTCTTGTTTTAGGTGTATCGGCATTCAAAATATGAAAAAGAGGAATACCTTTAAAAGAATTTGTTACAGCAATTTACATAGCTCTGCCGATCGGGGTAATTGGTGCAAGCATATTTGGTAAATTAGGTAGTATGGAAAATGAGTGAAAAAATTTCTATCAACTTGTTTTCTTTTGAAGACCTGGTATGAGTTTCTTTGGTTCTATGTTATGCGGGGGAACCGCTGCATTTATTTGATTTTGAAACAAAAGCAAAGTAACTAGAGTATCAACTTTTGTTTATGCAGATTGTATAGTTCCAAACATATTATTGGGTCAAGCTGTTGGTAGATGAGGAAACTTGTTTAACCATGAAATATTGGGTAGAGAAATTTCTGATTCTCAAATGGGAAAAATCACATGACTACCTGAGTTTATATGACATAGACTATTCTATATTTATAATCCAAGTCTAGGTCAAAGAGAAGATGTAATTCAATTTCGTCATCCTTTATTTTTATATGAATCAATGGCAACACTTGTCCTTTGATTGTTAATAATTTTTGTCTTTGCAAACATTGGGAAGTGAGTAAGTAAGAAGCCTTGAAAAATAGATCCTTATAACTTCCCTTGCAAAGCAAACAAAACAGTTCAATCTGTTTTTGAAAAAGAAATAAAAGATTATCAAACTCAGACACCTGTTAAATATTTAATGGATAAAGATGGAAAAGTTTATTTATCAAAAAGTTGAGCTTGAAAGAAAGCATATACACTTTATGAACCAGATAAATCACTTTCAAACTCAGAGCAAACAAAAATAAATAATCAAAAAGCTATTGCTTTAAAGGCAAGAGAAAAATATAATACTTTAGTAAACAAAATTGAACAAGAAATTGATAAATTAAAAGTTAATTTAAAGAAATCTAAAATAACAAAAGATTATTTTAAATTAGCTAAAAAAGAAGTTAAAAATAATTACAAAAAAGAACTTAAAAAACTAAGATGAGAGAAAAACTCTTTTGTGTCATTTATCAAAAGAGACTCAAAAGGACTATACCAAATAAATAATCCAAACAACTATAGTGTTGTTCATTCAGGAACATTAACTGGAATATATATTATTGGATATACAATCATAAGATTTATATTAGATCCTATGAGAAGCCCTTATGAATTGACCGTAAAAGAAAACGAAGTTCTTAATTATTTATTATTGACAGGGTTTTTAATTTTAGGACTAGCTATTTTAGTTTGTGCTCAATTTATTGCCCCTAAAAAATGAAGAGAAGAGGGTTGATTATATGAAAAATCATATTAA
- the smpB gene encoding SsrA-binding protein SmpB produces the protein MGEHVLLKNKKAYFNYEILDTWEAGIVLTGPEIKSIRNKDVSIEESFILIRKGQVEILNMNIKNYEFANHVKQDPTRNRVLLLHKDEIKKMLKRVQLENLTIVPLKLYLKGNYAKLEIGLGKGKKLIDKRETIKQRDVERRLKKIK, from the coding sequence ATGGGAGAGCATGTTTTATTAAAAAATAAAAAAGCTTATTTTAATTATGAAATATTAGATACTTGAGAAGCTGGTATAGTTTTGACTGGTCCAGAAATAAAATCTATAAGAAACAAAGATGTTTCTATAGAAGAATCTTTTATTTTAATAAGAAAAGGTCAAGTAGAAATCTTAAATATGAATATTAAGAACTATGAATTTGCAAACCACGTTAAACAAGATCCTACAAGAAATAGAGTTTTATTACTTCACAAAGATGAAATAAAAAAAATGCTTAAAAGAGTTCAGTTAGAGAATCTTACAATAGTACCTTTAAAGTTATATTTAAAAGGCAATTATGCAAAATTGGAAATAGGACTTGGAAAAGGTAAGAAATTAATTGATAAAAGAGAAACAATTAAACAAAGAGATGTTGAAAGAAGACTTAAAAAAATAAAATAA
- a CDS encoding prolipoprotein diacylglyceryl transferase, with protein MFLGWIQNGNWSEAKNWWTVQDNYGFFHVYAFTMTLGVILAVGVSAIKLYRKGVPLTELWIGAAAIVPLSLFGASFFGKLNANGIGQNAGGASFFGLFAFWEGGMAIHGGVYTGTFFGVIIFYFLSKRTKVSLWVYADAIIPNILLGQAVGRWGNFFNHEIFGMPVAEWNNGNTSALNWLPNFIRTNMVWTYTGDGEKLNGLTLERGHDYLMSPIFLYEAFGLLLAWILITFVIANIGKWFGKKPDYLIEKKVNNKNISLKVKFADFWFDIKKIFNKNLRNTESNSNLIKTANWKIWKNEVYANHKYKEIDLYKEQVNNISDKNYFVRKWKQGKLLSDCNNPQKYMLIRSGVQAGSYFFAWNLVRFVLELGRPDDHLFLMYQRTLSLTIIGLSMFVGLAIALLSQFVFPYLFRTTGLIYEQEYFYVEKGAGIVKQIKPKKESKTKISKIEKNKIKEQRIKEKLDKKLGKK; from the coding sequence ATGTTTTTAGGATGAATACAAAATGGTAATTGATCTGAAGCCAAAAATTGATGAACAGTTCAAGATAATTACGGATTTTTTCATGTTTATGCTTTTACAATGACTTTGGGTGTTATTCTAGCAGTTGGAGTTTCTGCTATTAAGTTGTACAGAAAAGGAGTTCCGTTAACAGAATTGTGAATTGGAGCAGCAGCTATAGTTCCTTTAAGTTTATTTGGAGCAAGTTTCTTTGGTAAATTAAATGCTAATGGAATAGGTCAAAATGCTGGAGGAGCAAGTTTCTTTGGATTGTTTGCTTTTTGAGAAGGTGGAATGGCAATTCATGGAGGAGTATATACAGGTACTTTCTTTGGTGTAATAATATTTTATTTTTTAAGTAAAAGAACAAAAGTATCTCTTTGAGTATATGCTGATGCTATTATTCCAAATATCTTATTAGGACAAGCTGTTGGTAGATGAGGAAACTTCTTCAATCATGAAATATTTGGTATGCCAGTTGCAGAATGAAATAATGGAAATACAAGTGCATTAAATTGACTTCCAAATTTCATTAGAACAAATATGGTTTGGACATATACTGGTGATGGTGAAAAATTAAACGGACTAACTCTTGAAAGAGGACACGATTACTTAATGTCTCCAATATTCCTTTATGAGGCTTTCGGATTATTACTGGCATGAATTTTAATAACTTTTGTAATTGCAAATATTGGTAAATGATTCGGAAAAAAACCAGATTATTTAATTGAAAAAAAAGTAAATAATAAAAATATTAGTTTAAAAGTTAAATTTGCTGATTTTTGATTTGATATCAAAAAAATATTTAATAAAAATTTAAGAAATACAGAAAGTAATTCAAATTTAATAAAAACAGCAAATTGAAAAATTTGAAAAAATGAAGTTTATGCAAACCATAAATATAAAGAAATTGACTTATATAAAGAACAAGTAAATAATATTAGCGATAAAAACTATTTTGTGAGAAAATGAAAACAAGGAAAACTACTATCAGATTGCAATAACCCTCAAAAATATATGCTTATAAGATCGGGGGTGCAAGCTGGATCATATTTCTTTGCATGGAACCTGGTTAGATTCGTTTTAGAACTTGGTAGACCAGATGATCATTTATTTTTAATGTATCAAAGAACTTTATCACTAACAATAATTGGTTTATCAATGTTTGTTGGTTTAGCAATAGCTTTACTATCTCAATTTGTTTTCCCTTATTTATTTAGAACAACAGGTTTAATTTATGAGCAAGAATACTTCTATGTTGAAAAAGGAGCAGGAATTGTTAAACAAATTAAACCAAAAAAAGAATCTAAAACAAAAATAAGTAAAATTGAAAAGAACAAAATTAAAGAGCAAAGAATTAAAGAAAAACTTGATAAAAAATTAGGTAAGAAATAG
- the secG gene encoding preprotein translocase subunit SecG → MVLLASSSQQLLANQIILGFEILALIVSVLMIAVGLIQNKSSQTGLSALNGGNDELFSNSKERGVDKTTSIWMFSLGIALFIITIVIGIISNTVLT, encoded by the coding sequence ATGGTTTTACTTGCATCAAGCTCACAACAGTTATTAGCAAATCAAATAATATTGGGTTTTGAAATTCTAGCTCTAATTGTTTCAGTATTAATGATCGCTGTTGGTCTAATACAAAATAAGAGTTCACAAACTGGATTGAGTGCACTAAATGGAGGAAATGATGAACTTTTCTCCAACTCAAAAGAAAGAGGTGTTGATAAAACAACATCTATATGAATGTTTAGTTTAGGAATCGCATTATTTATAATAACAATTGTTATAGGAATTATTTCAAACACTGTTTTAACTTAA
- a CDS encoding helix-turn-helix domain-containing protein, translating to MNKDIIKTFSKNMKRIRVNAQLTQEELSFKSELHRNYISDSERGKRNISLKSVEKIAKALNVEPIEFFREIENED from the coding sequence ATGAACAAAGATATTATAAAAACATTTAGTAAAAACATGAAAAGAATAAGGGTAAATGCACAACTTACACAAGAAGAGTTAAGTTTCAAATCTGAGTTACACAGAAATTACATTTCTGATTCAGAAAGGGGTAAGAGAAACATATCTCTTAAGTCTGTTGAAAAAATCGCAAAAGCTTTGAATGTAGAACCAATTGAATTTTTTAGGGAAATTGAAAACGAAGATTAA
- the trxB gene encoding thioredoxin-disulfide reductase translates to MKNHINTDFDLIIAGAGPAGLSAAIYAGRAGLNVLVLEKEAPGGKVIKTGEIENYPGFTNIQGPDLAMHFFEQATAMGAQFEFSGLKSFEKNEIFNVDLENGKSLTSKALIIATGTKENLLGVPGEIDLYGKGVSYCAVCDGSFYKEMPVAVVGGGYSAIEESIFLTRFVSKVYLIHRSQKFRVDQKTLEKARTNEKIEFILDTVVESIEGTDKVSSIKIKNTIDNKQSEIEVNAVFPFIGHYPVTNFVSQTEILDEEKHVVGDERMRTKIEGLFVAGDVRNTPFRQIATATADGALAGQNAVNYIESLD, encoded by the coding sequence ATGAAAAATCATATTAATACAGATTTTGATTTAATTATAGCTGGAGCGGGTCCTGCAGGTTTAAGTGCGGCTATTTATGCTGGAAGAGCAGGGCTTAATGTTCTTGTTTTGGAAAAAGAAGCGCCTGGTGGAAAAGTTATTAAAACTGGAGAAATTGAAAATTATCCTGGTTTTACAAATATTCAAGGTCCAGATTTAGCAATGCATTTTTTCGAACAAGCAACAGCTATGGGTGCTCAATTTGAGTTTTCAGGTTTAAAATCTTTTGAAAAGAACGAGATATTTAATGTTGATTTAGAAAACGGCAAAAGTTTAACTTCAAAAGCATTAATAATCGCAACAGGAACAAAAGAAAATTTATTAGGAGTACCTGGTGAAATTGATCTTTATGGTAAAGGTGTATCTTACTGTGCTGTTTGTGATGGAAGTTTCTACAAAGAAATGCCAGTTGCAGTTGTTGGTGGAGGATATAGTGCAATCGAAGAATCTATATTTTTAACTAGATTTGTTTCAAAAGTTTATTTAATACATAGAAGTCAAAAATTTAGAGTTGATCAAAAAACTTTAGAAAAAGCTAGAACAAATGAAAAGATTGAATTTATTTTAGACACAGTTGTAGAAAGTATTGAAGGTACAGATAAAGTCTCTTCAATAAAAATAAAAAACACAATTGATAATAAGCAAAGTGAAATAGAAGTAAATGCTGTGTTTCCATTTATTGGACACTATCCAGTTACAAACTTTGTATCACAAACAGAAATTCTTGATGAAGAAAAACATGTTGTTGGTGATGAAAGAATGAGAACTAAAATAGAAGGTTTATTTGTAGCGGGAGATGTTAGAAATACACCATTTAGACAAATAGCAACAGCAACAGCTGATGGAGCATTGGCTGGTCAAAATGCAGTAAATTATATTGAAAGCCTTGATTAA
- a CDS encoding folate family ECF transporter S component — translation MNFYLYTNIVAAILILGIFVCALALENFTFKKISLKHLTVISLFAACSAILTGLSYKIPPVFGNVSIALGDWIIFLLGLLFGPLCGVISAICTDTLMSITLPSQWGYHAGYMFNKCVLAFFGALVFLTKSEKRILLKVIILYSFGYIIQSLLLNQIWMMSWAGAAAWLDLVKKIIKLPISLPIYITLTYASYIPIRKLLEGWSTEYVWCFRSRYIENDLDY, via the coding sequence ATGAACTTCTATTTATACACAAACATAGTTGCGGCAATATTAATACTTGGTATTTTTGTTTGTGCATTGGCTTTAGAAAACTTTACTTTCAAAAAGATAAGTCTAAAACACTTAACTGTAATTTCTTTATTTGCAGCTTGCAGCGCAATTTTGACTGGACTTTCTTATAAGATACCTCCTGTATTTGGTAACGTAAGTATCGCTTTAGGAGATTGAATTATATTTTTATTAGGATTATTGTTTGGACCACTTTGTGGTGTAATATCTGCTATTTGTACTGACACTTTAATGTCTATAACTTTGCCAAGCCAGTGAGGTTACCATGCAGGTTACATGTTTAACAAATGTGTTTTGGCTTTCTTTGGGGCACTTGTGTTTTTAACAAAGTCAGAGAAAAGAATTTTATTAAAAGTTATAATACTATACAGTTTTGGATACATTATTCAGAGCTTATTATTAAATCAAATATGAATGATGTCATGAGCTGGCGCTGCAGCTTGATTGGATTTGGTTAAAAAAATTATTAAATTACCTATATCTTTACCTATTTACATAACACTTACTTACGCATCTTATATTCCAATAAGAAAATTATTGGAAGGATGAAGCACTGAGTACGTATGATGTTTTAGAAGTAGATATATTGAAAATGATCTAGATTATTAA
- the hprK gene encoding HPr(Ser) kinase/phosphatase, with product MSKLYAKKIIDFFDLEVVSGEEQINNVIEAYGINRAGLELTGYFEGGTKSHRIVVMSTKEYSYIMNFDEEERKKRYEKLFSRKIPMIIITNKFEDKVVIETAKKLDCLLVRTKNDSTSDFTQNVLEFMDDYFAPLTEVHASCINIFGKGVLLIGESGIGKSEITLDLVKANHLFVGDDRIVITKKSNELYGKSHEILKNLVEVRGIGIVDVSQTNGYQVILEKTKIDLVIELTQFKKNGIDDSERLGNTFAGYEILGVDIPYIKIPVSSGRNIPNIIEAAVAKLKIKQSGLYEDETQVLSERAMKFNND from the coding sequence ATGAGCAAACTATATGCAAAAAAAATAATTGACTTCTTTGATTTGGAAGTTGTATCTGGAGAAGAACAAATAAATAATGTTATTGAAGCTTATGGAATAAACAGAGCAGGACTAGAGTTGACTGGTTATTTTGAAGGTGGAACAAAATCACACAGAATTGTAGTTATGTCCACAAAAGAATATTCATATATTATGAATTTTGATGAAGAAGAAAGAAAGAAAAGATATGAAAAACTTTTTTCTAGAAAAATTCCAATGATTATAATAACAAATAAATTTGAAGATAAAGTAGTAATTGAAACAGCTAAAAAACTTGATTGTTTATTAGTTAGAACAAAAAATGATTCTACAAGTGACTTTACACAAAACGTTTTAGAGTTTATGGATGATTATTTCGCACCTCTTACAGAAGTTCATGCTTCATGTATAAATATTTTTGGTAAAGGTGTTTTACTTATTGGTGAATCAGGAATTGGTAAATCAGAGATCACTCTTGACTTAGTAAAAGCAAATCACTTATTTGTTGGTGATGACAGAATTGTTATAACAAAAAAATCAAATGAACTATACGGAAAGAGTCATGAAATTTTGAAAAACCTTGTTGAAGTAAGAGGTATTGGGATAGTTGACGTTTCTCAAACAAATGGATATCAAGTTATATTGGAAAAAACAAAAATAGACTTAGTTATTGAGTTAACACAATTTAAGAAAAATGGAATTGATGACTCAGAAAGACTTGGAAATACATTTGCTGGTTATGAAATATTGGGTGTTGATATACCTTACATCAAAATACCAGTTTCATCTGGAAGAAACATTCCAAACATCATTGAAGCAGCTGTTGCTAAACTAAAGATTAAACAAAGTGGTCTTTATGAAGATGAAACACAAGTTTTAAGTGAAAGAGCGATGAAATTTAACAATGATTAA
- a CDS encoding rhodanese-like domain-containing protein, which yields MQWLEYVFKFLDKLFKTNSFKRKYKTKNSKKLPHILKSKNWQVVDIRNSLSYKENHLHGTINVPITNFNFKYFKVLDKKNKILIIDEDSRSHLSVYKSLRTKGFKAYVFYDGYKNIRNNEDFDKLTKVIVY from the coding sequence ATGCAATGACTAGAATACGTGTTTAAATTTTTAGATAAGCTATTTAAAACAAATTCTTTTAAAAGAAAGTATAAAACAAAGAATAGTAAAAAACTACCTCACATTCTAAAAAGCAAAAACTGACAAGTTGTTGATATAAGAAATTCTCTTTCTTACAAAGAAAATCACCTTCACGGAACAATAAATGTTCCTATAACAAACTTTAATTTTAAATATTTTAAAGTTTTGGATAAGAAAAATAAAATTTTAATCATTGATGAAGATTCAAGAAGTCACTTATCGGTTTATAAAAGTTTAAGAACAAAAGGTTTTAAAGCTTATGTGTTTTATGATGGATATAAAAACATAAGAAACAATGAAGACTTTGATAAATTAACAAAAGTGATAGTATATTAA
- the rnr gene encoding ribonuclease R, whose product MKNIILSRMEGKEKVHLNDLIKNIKADYESVTNTLKELQEEHLIGWTKENVIYLVGDKYKIGSIKINDKGFGFVKEFNSEDDDFFVPPNGLNGCISSDEVIFTVQKEKDDRLKANVEDIVLRTKTSLVGEIRKSSDGRFLDFIANEPGFKNYRIVMINGKDFNLKEDLILKVKILNVRDRKLFVRVQKIIGDANKAVDRILSIAYEYEIKPEFNKLTIDNANEVAKPIDYDDPKVKRRLENSLVEKNLVTIDGADSKDLDDAVYVEKTSNGYKLIVAIADVSHYVTPFSPLDNTALFRGNSVYLANKVIPMLPEKLSNGVCSLNPNEEKLCMVAEMDFDLKGDVVNKKVYESIMISKARLTYKEVNDLYSTGKSERPKEIIDMLMVSKELHEIIDAARSARGSIEFDVAEPKIILDKDSNVVDIAKRDRGISEKLIENFMVSANECVATVIFEKELPFIYRNHDVPKEENLIEWHSILRALGINVKLNDLDKINPKTIKDALVQIEDQIKDATERDVINVTLLKFMEKAAYELENIGHFGLASECYTHFTSPIRRYSDLIVHRYLKQYLVDKDLRDFKLEQNEKFVLKACSIINDTEKQAVSAEREVNKVCMAEFMQSKIGQEFEGIVAAVLKFGIFVQLDNCVEGLIHISELPDFTFDEKTSIMVNKQNKVFRLGQKVKIKVKNADVKKRIIDFVLA is encoded by the coding sequence ATGAAAAATATAATACTATCTCGAATGGAAGGAAAAGAGAAGGTACACTTAAACGACTTAATAAAAAATATTAAAGCCGATTATGAAAGTGTAACAAACACCTTAAAAGAACTTCAAGAAGAACATCTGATAGGTTGAACAAAAGAAAATGTAATTTATCTTGTTGGAGATAAATATAAAATAGGTTCAATCAAAATAAATGATAAGGGTTTTGGTTTCGTAAAAGAGTTTAACTCTGAAGACGATGATTTTTTTGTTCCTCCAAACGGACTAAATGGTTGTATATCTTCTGATGAAGTTATTTTCACCGTACAAAAAGAAAAAGATGACAGATTAAAAGCTAATGTTGAAGACATAGTTTTAAGAACAAAAACATCTCTAGTTGGAGAAATTAGAAAAAGTAGTGACGGAAGATTTTTAGATTTCATCGCAAATGAACCTGGTTTCAAAAATTATAGAATAGTTATGATTAATGGAAAAGATTTTAACTTAAAAGAAGATTTGATTCTTAAAGTAAAAATACTAAATGTAAGGGATAGAAAATTATTTGTTAGAGTCCAAAAAATTATTGGAGATGCAAATAAAGCTGTTGATAGAATTTTATCTATTGCATATGAATATGAAATTAAACCAGAATTTAATAAATTAACTATAGATAATGCTAATGAAGTTGCAAAACCAATTGACTATGATGATCCAAAAGTAAAAAGAAGGTTAGAAAACTCACTTGTTGAAAAAAACCTTGTAACAATCGATGGAGCAGACTCAAAAGATTTAGATGACGCTGTTTATGTTGAAAAAACATCTAATGGTTATAAATTAATAGTAGCTATAGCAGATGTTAGTCACTATGTTACTCCTTTTTCTCCACTGGACAATACAGCTTTATTTAGAGGTAACTCAGTTTATTTGGCAAATAAAGTTATACCAATGCTTCCTGAAAAATTATCAAATGGAGTATGTAGTTTAAATCCAAACGAAGAAAAACTTTGTATGGTAGCTGAAATGGATTTTGATTTAAAAGGAGACGTAGTTAATAAAAAAGTTTACGAGTCAATAATGATTTCAAAAGCTAGATTAACTTATAAAGAAGTTAACGATCTATATTCAACTGGTAAATCTGAAAGACCAAAAGAAATTATTGACATGTTAATGGTTTCAAAGGAATTGCATGAAATAATAGATGCTGCAAGATCTGCAAGGGGCTCAATTGAGTTTGATGTAGCAGAACCAAAAATTATTTTGGACAAAGATTCAAATGTAGTTGATATCGCAAAAAGAGATAGAGGTATTAGTGAGAAACTAATTGAGAACTTTATGGTTAGTGCAAATGAATGTGTAGCTACTGTTATTTTTGAAAAAGAATTACCATTCATTTACAGAAATCACGATGTTCCAAAAGAAGAAAACTTAATAGAATGACACTCTATTTTAAGAGCTTTAGGTATAAATGTTAAATTAAATGATTTAGATAAAATAAATCCAAAAACAATCAAAGATGCTTTGGTTCAAATTGAAGATCAAATAAAAGATGCAACAGAAAGAGATGTTATAAATGTAACACTTCTTAAATTTATGGAAAAAGCAGCATATGAGTTAGAAAATATTGGACACTTTGGATTGGCAAGTGAATGTTATACTCACTTTACAAGTCCTATTAGAAGATATAGTGACTTAATTGTTCATAGATATTTAAAACAATATTTAGTAGATAAAGATTTAAGAGATTTTAAATTAGAACAAAATGAAAAATTTGTTTTAAAAGCATGTAGCATAATTAATGATACAGAAAAGCAAGCTGTTTCAGCTGAAAGAGAAGTTAATAAAGTGTGCATGGCTGAATTTATGCAATCAAAAATTGGACAAGAGTTCGAAGGTATAGTTGCTGCAGTTCTTAAGTTCGGTATTTTTGTTCAATTAGATAATTGTGTTGAAGGGTTGATTCATATTTCTGAATTACCAGACTTTACATTTGATGAAAAAACAAGCATCATGGTTAATAAACAAAATAAAGTCTTCAGATTAGGTCAAAAAGTAAAGATTAAAGTTAAAAATGCTGATGTTAAAAAAAGAATTATAGACTTTGTGCTTGCTTAA
- a CDS encoding LemA family protein produces MRITPEQEFNNINNLANTKPRRNLLGAFLWYLSFFLIIPLFVHISNVNKLKKLNIKVSEAESGIDVQLKKRRDTLIKLIESVQGSMKFEKEILMTLTSMRTGVSIQDKGKNAAMLDKISKQVTMQLENYPEIKSTSLIQELMRSTANIEDDISASRRIYNSNVSIFNQAINVYPKNAAAAQLGYVFKSLFEITDFERQDVKIEF; encoded by the coding sequence ATGAGAATAACACCAGAACAAGAATTTAACAACATTAATAATCTAGCAAATACAAAACCAAGAAGAAATCTATTAGGGGCTTTTCTTTGGTATTTAAGCTTCTTTTTAATAATTCCTTTATTTGTTCATATATCAAATGTGAACAAACTAAAGAAATTGAACATTAAAGTTTCAGAAGCAGAATCTGGAATAGATGTGCAACTTAAAAAAAGAAGAGACACTTTGATAAAATTAATTGAATCAGTTCAAGGTAGCATGAAATTTGAAAAAGAAATATTAATGACTTTAACTTCAATGAGAACGGGAGTGAGTATTCAAGACAAAGGAAAGAATGCAGCTATGCTAGATAAAATTTCTAAGCAAGTTACAATGCAACTTGAAAATTATCCTGAAATTAAATCAACTTCTCTTATTCAAGAACTAATGAGATCAACTGCAAATATTGAGGATGATATTTCTGCTTCAAGAAGAATTTACAATTCAAATGTAAGTATATTCAATCAAGCAATAAATGTATATCCAAAAAATGCAGCAGCAGCCCAACTAGGTTATGTTTTCAAATCTTTATTTGAAATCACAGACTTTGAAAGGCAAGATGTTAAAATCGAATTTTAA
- the whiA gene encoding DNA-binding protein WhiA gives MSFAMEVKEEILNHTFTEEQKIMLLSGFIKYNGELIYTNNGAALKLTSNSNNVIRNIFSILKTIYEGNIEISIIQIQKLRRNKIYQLMLTENVIEFLTKHHIYDSLTSNKIIEMNLERYDKKLKQELTRAYTSGIFIAVGSVNSPETTNYHLELQFKEENSAIYISKILKKHSFDFKTITKRNKTICYIKKSIAVSDFLKFMDASISVMKFENTRINRDVSNNINRMINIDIYNQQKSSETGSKQIQEIELIQKNNLISELSPKAQVLSQIRLENPDASFSELEYLMNEKNIAITKSGISNLFKIISKLANTIGD, from the coding sequence ATGTCTTTTGCAATGGAAGTTAAAGAAGAAATTTTAAATCATACATTTACAGAAGAGCAAAAGATTATGCTTTTATCAGGTTTTATAAAATACAACGGAGAATTGATTTATACAAACAATGGTGCAGCTTTAAAGTTAACAAGTAACAGTAATAATGTAATTAGAAATATATTTTCTATACTGAAAACTATTTATGAAGGAAATATTGAAATATCAATTATTCAAATTCAGAAATTAAGAAGAAATAAAATATATCAATTAATGTTAACTGAAAATGTAATAGAATTTTTAACTAAACATCATATTTATGATTCATTGACCAGTAATAAAATAATTGAAATGAACCTAGAGAGATATGATAAAAAGTTAAAACAAGAATTAACTAGAGCATATACATCTGGAATATTTATAGCGGTAGGAAGTGTTAATTCACCAGAAACTACAAACTATCATTTAGAATTACAATTCAAAGAAGAAAATTCAGCGATATATATTTCAAAAATTTTAAAAAAGCATTCTTTTGATTTTAAAACAATTACAAAAAGAAATAAAACAATTTGTTATATTAAAAAATCTATTGCAGTTTCTGATTTTCTAAAATTTATGGATGCTTCAATTTCGGTTATGAAATTTGAAAATACAAGAATTAATAGAGATGTCAGCAACAATATAAATAGAATGATAAATATAGACATTTACAATCAACAAAAATCATCAGAGACTGGATCAAAACAAATTCAAGAAATTGAGTTGATTCAAAAAAATAATCTTATTTCGGAGTTATCTCCTAAAGCACAAGTGCTTTCACAAATAAGATTGGAAAACCCAGATGCTTCTTTTTCTGAATTAGAATATTTAATGAATGAAAAAAATATTGCAATAACAAAATCTGGAATAAGCAATTTATTTAAAATAATAAGTAAACTTGCAAACACAATTGGAGACTAA